A region of Brevundimonas sp. NIBR10 DNA encodes the following proteins:
- a CDS encoding deoxyribodipyrimidine photo-lyase produces MTTDDAAPVILWFRRDLRLADNPALNHAAETGRPVIPVYILDDAGDGRSRGAASMWWLDKSLRALAESLKERGAELILRRGDSEAELRRLIDQTGADTVFMNRLFEPDAWARDADIAHGLKADGVECKGYNGALMARPGSVLNGSGGPYKVFTPFKNALLAATEAPPHTTGPRDLSGGPKLESDDIDTWGLHPTRPDWSRGFDWTPGEAGATAALGRFVKHGLDHYGKGRDIPSLPATSRLSPHLHWGEISPWRAIAAARDAAADGKVPAAEADKFIAEIAWREFSAHLLHHFPQMTDKAFRPEYDAFPWLDDDAGFTAWTRGQTGYPIVDAGMRQLWKTGWMHNRVRMIVASFLIKDLLVDWRRGEAWFWDTLVDADLGSNVQNWQWVAGSGADASPYFRIFNPITQGEKFDPDGKYVRKWVPEIARLPDKYLHAPWTAPVEVTRGIGLRLGHDYPRPLVDHAQARDRALAALKRVSGKTEYPHD; encoded by the coding sequence GTGACCACCGACGACGCCGCCCCGGTCATCCTGTGGTTCCGCCGCGACCTGCGCCTGGCCGACAACCCCGCCCTGAACCACGCGGCAGAGACGGGACGGCCGGTGATCCCGGTCTACATCCTGGACGATGCCGGCGATGGGCGGTCCAGGGGCGCGGCGTCCATGTGGTGGCTGGACAAGTCGCTGCGGGCTTTGGCCGAGAGCCTGAAGGAACGCGGGGCCGAACTCATCCTGAGGCGCGGCGATTCGGAAGCCGAGCTGCGTCGGCTGATCGATCAGACCGGGGCCGACACCGTCTTCATGAACCGGCTGTTCGAGCCCGACGCCTGGGCCCGCGACGCAGACATCGCCCATGGGCTGAAGGCCGACGGGGTTGAGTGCAAGGGCTACAACGGGGCGCTGATGGCGCGGCCCGGTTCGGTGCTGAACGGTTCAGGCGGGCCGTACAAGGTGTTCACACCCTTCAAGAACGCCCTGCTGGCCGCCACCGAGGCGCCGCCGCACACCACGGGGCCGCGCGATCTGTCGGGCGGGCCGAAGCTCGAGAGCGATGACATCGACACATGGGGTCTTCACCCCACACGACCCGACTGGTCGCGGGGCTTCGACTGGACGCCGGGCGAGGCGGGGGCGACGGCGGCGCTCGGTCGGTTCGTGAAACATGGACTGGACCACTACGGCAAGGGCCGCGACATCCCGTCCCTGCCAGCCACCAGCCGCCTGTCGCCCCACCTGCATTGGGGCGAGATCAGCCCGTGGCGCGCCATCGCGGCGGCCCGGGACGCGGCGGCGGACGGCAAGGTCCCGGCGGCCGAAGCCGACAAATTCATCGCCGAGATCGCCTGGCGCGAGTTCTCGGCCCACCTGCTGCACCACTTCCCGCAGATGACGGACAAGGCGTTCCGGCCCGAGTACGACGCCTTCCCCTGGCTGGACGACGACGCGGGCTTCACGGCCTGGACGCGGGGCCAGACCGGCTATCCGATCGTCGATGCCGGGATGCGGCAGTTGTGGAAGACCGGCTGGATGCACAACCGGGTCCGGATGATCGTCGCCTCCTTTCTGATCAAGGACCTGCTGGTCGACTGGCGGCGGGGCGAGGCCTGGTTCTGGGACACATTGGTCGATGCAGACCTGGGGTCCAACGTCCAGAACTGGCAGTGGGTGGCGGGGTCCGGTGCCGACGCCTCCCCCTATTTCCGCATCTTCAACCCGATCACCCAGGGCGAGAAGTTCGATCCGGACGGCAAGTATGTCCGCAAATGGGTGCCCGAGATCGCCCGCCTGCCCGACAAATACCTGCACGCCCCCTGGACCGCGCCGGTCGAGGTCACGCGGGGCATCGGCTTACGGCTGGGCCACGACTATCCGAGGCCGCTCGTGGATCATGCGCAGGCGCGTGACCGGGCGCTGGCCGCGCTGAAACGGGTCAGCGGCAAGACCGAATATCCTCACGATTGA
- the kdsA gene encoding 3-deoxy-8-phosphooctulonate synthase produces MSAPQTVITLSGNGITRPVVIGGGARIAFIAGPCQLESRQHALEMAHALKEIGERLNVGIIYKTSFDKANRTSAGAARGFGLEGSLPIFAEIREVTGLPVLTDVHTEEHCRIAAQAVDVLQIPAFLCRQTDLLLAAAATGKAINVKKGQFLAPWDMKNVIAKVTGAGNPNVMACERGASFGYNTLVSDMRALPVMRDIGCPVVFDATHSVQQPGGQGTSSGGQREFVPVLARAAVAVGVDAVFMETHQDPDNAPSDGPNMVPLNQFEALCAELLAYDDLTKARMAKAA; encoded by the coding sequence GTGAGTGCTCCCCAGACCGTCATCACCCTGTCCGGAAACGGGATCACCCGGCCGGTTGTCATCGGCGGCGGGGCCCGCATCGCCTTCATCGCCGGCCCCTGCCAGCTGGAAAGCCGCCAGCACGCGCTGGAGATGGCTCACGCCCTGAAGGAGATCGGTGAGCGGCTGAACGTCGGCATCATCTACAAGACCAGCTTCGACAAGGCGAACCGCACTTCAGCGGGCGCGGCGCGGGGCTTCGGGCTGGAGGGGTCGCTGCCGATCTTCGCCGAAATCCGCGAGGTCACCGGTCTGCCCGTACTCACCGACGTCCATACCGAGGAACACTGCCGGATCGCGGCCCAGGCCGTTGATGTGCTGCAGATCCCGGCCTTCCTGTGTCGTCAGACCGACCTGCTGCTGGCCGCCGCCGCGACCGGCAAGGCGATCAACGTCAAGAAGGGCCAGTTCCTGGCCCCCTGGGACATGAAGAACGTCATCGCCAAGGTCACCGGCGCGGGAAACCCGAACGTCATGGCGTGCGAACGCGGTGCCAGCTTCGGCTACAACACCCTGGTCAGCGACATGCGGGCCCTGCCGGTCATGCGCGACATCGGGTGCCCGGTGGTGTTCGATGCGACCCATTCGGTGCAGCAGCCGGGCGGGCAGGGGACGTCGTCGGGCGGCCAGCGGGAGTTCGTGCCGGTGCTGGCGCGTGCGGCCGTCGCGGTCGGCGTGGACGCCGTCTTCATGGAGACCCACCAGGACCCGGACAACGCCCCGTCCGACGGCCCCAACATGGTGCCGCTGAACCAGTTCGAGGCCCTGTGCGCCGAACTTCTGGCCTATGACGACCTGACCAAGGCCCGGATGGCGAAGGCCGCCTGA
- the rfaE2 gene encoding D-glycero-beta-D-manno-heptose 1-phosphate adenylyltransferase: MAEHTLDLGALQGLLDRVRGLEIACVGDLMLDRYVYGDVTRLSPEAPIPVLKSKRTVSMPGGVGNVARNVAALGGRARLGAVAGQDVAGDELVALVAAEAGVADFIDRPDAASTIVKTRFVSAGQQLLRLDDEQVSVGVFDREQVFTGASAILLSDYDKGVVTERLIRSALWAAEGSGAPVIVDPKGRDFARYGAVTVIKPNASELAGATGLPVDTDAEIEAALTALLEATTAKAIVVTRAGKGMSLAERGKPVKHFPGRAREVFDVSGAGDTGLAALGLALAARASLEQAVQLAILASGVVVGKSGTAVVSPTELIDAEMSQHASLAHAKVTPLDDLAAQVEAWRAMGLKVGFTNGCFDILHRGHVAYLAQARSWCDRLVVALNTDASVKRLKGEGRPVNDLDSRAVVIGGLASVDRVTSFDDPTPIALIERLRPDVLIKGADYTREGVVGGDLVESWGGEVRLAAFQDGYSTTKTIEKLSGDAT; encoded by the coding sequence ATGGCTGAACACACCCTCGACCTCGGCGCACTTCAGGGCCTGCTGGACCGCGTGCGCGGGCTAGAGATCGCCTGCGTCGGCGACCTGATGCTGGATCGATATGTCTACGGCGACGTGACGCGCCTGTCGCCGGAAGCGCCGATCCCTGTGCTGAAGTCGAAGCGGACCGTGTCCATGCCCGGCGGGGTGGGGAACGTGGCTCGCAACGTCGCGGCCCTGGGCGGGCGGGCGCGACTGGGTGCTGTTGCGGGACAGGATGTCGCCGGTGACGAATTGGTCGCCCTCGTCGCCGCTGAAGCCGGCGTGGCCGACTTTATCGACCGGCCGGACGCCGCCTCGACCATCGTCAAGACGCGCTTCGTCTCGGCCGGGCAACAACTGCTCAGACTGGATGACGAGCAGGTTTCGGTTGGGGTGTTCGACCGCGAGCAGGTCTTCACGGGAGCCTCGGCCATTCTGTTGTCCGACTACGACAAGGGGGTCGTCACCGAACGGCTGATACGGTCGGCCCTGTGGGCGGCAGAAGGTTCGGGCGCGCCCGTGATCGTCGATCCCAAAGGACGGGACTTTGCTCGTTATGGTGCGGTGACCGTCATCAAGCCAAACGCCTCCGAACTGGCAGGGGCCACGGGCCTGCCGGTGGACACAGACGCCGAGATCGAGGCGGCGCTGACTGCGTTGCTGGAGGCCACGACGGCCAAGGCCATCGTCGTCACCCGAGCCGGCAAGGGGATGTCGCTGGCCGAGCGGGGCAAGCCTGTGAAGCATTTCCCCGGCCGGGCGCGGGAAGTGTTCGACGTCTCGGGTGCCGGCGACACCGGGCTGGCGGCTTTGGGGTTGGCCCTGGCGGCAAGGGCGTCGCTGGAGCAGGCGGTTCAGCTGGCCATCCTGGCGTCCGGCGTCGTGGTCGGAAAGAGCGGAACGGCGGTGGTCAGCCCCACCGAATTGATCGACGCCGAGATGAGCCAGCACGCCTCTCTCGCCCACGCAAAGGTCACGCCGCTGGACGATCTGGCCGCCCAGGTCGAGGCGTGGCGGGCGATGGGTCTCAAGGTCGGTTTCACCAACGGCTGTTTCGACATCCTCCACCGGGGGCACGTCGCCTATCTGGCGCAGGCGCGGTCGTGGTGCGACCGGCTGGTGGTGGCGCTGAACACCGACGCCTCGGTCAAGCGGCTGAAGGGTGAGGGTCGGCCGGTCAACGACCTTGACAGCCGCGCCGTCGTCATCGGCGGCCTTGCCAGCGTCGATCGGGTGACGAGCTTTGACGACCCCACGCCCATCGCCCTGATCGAACGGCTGCGCCCCGACGTCCTGATCAAGGGAGCCGACTATACGCGCGAGGGTGTGGTCGGCGGCGATCTGGTCGAGAGCTGGGGCGGCGAGGTCCGTCTGGCGGCCTTTCAGGACGGGTATTCGACGACGAAGACGATCGAGAAGCTGTCGGGAGATGCGACATGA
- the rfaD gene encoding ADP-glyceromanno-heptose 6-epimerase → MIVVTGGAGFIGSNIVARLTAEDTYDVVVCDRLETADLAKWKNLAKHPIADFWAPEDLFEMLERHAEVIEAVVHMGAISATTEPDADLILRTNFTLSRDLWDWCSIRDARFIYASSAATYGDGLDGFEDDDSLSALSLLRPLNAYGYSKMLFDQYAARQSDRGQSPSQWAGLKFFNVYGPNEGHKGSMKSVVAQIWPKVAAGETVTLFRSHNPDYADGGQMRDFVFVDDVVDIVIWLLDSPHVFGVFNAGSGQARSFLDLAKATFAAAGKTPSIAYVDTPEVIRDKYQYFTEARMERLRAAGYPGQSTPLEEGVRRYVQDYLATPDPNR, encoded by the coding sequence ATGATCGTCGTCACCGGCGGGGCCGGCTTCATCGGCTCCAACATCGTCGCCCGGTTGACGGCCGAGGACACTTACGACGTGGTGGTCTGCGACCGGCTGGAGACCGCCGATCTGGCCAAGTGGAAGAACCTGGCCAAACACCCGATCGCCGACTTCTGGGCCCCCGAAGACCTGTTCGAGATGCTGGAGCGTCACGCTGAGGTCATCGAGGCCGTGGTGCATATGGGGGCGATATCGGCGACGACGGAGCCGGACGCCGACCTGATCCTGAGGACCAACTTCACCCTGTCGCGCGACCTGTGGGACTGGTGCTCGATCCGCGACGCGCGGTTCATCTATGCGTCGTCGGCGGCGACATACGGCGACGGTCTGGACGGGTTCGAGGACGACGACAGTCTTTCGGCTTTGTCTTTGCTGCGTCCTCTAAACGCTTATGGTTATTCGAAAATGCTGTTCGATCAGTATGCTGCTCGGCAGTCTGATCGGGGCCAGTCGCCCAGCCAGTGGGCGGGGCTGAAATTCTTCAACGTCTATGGCCCCAACGAGGGTCACAAGGGGTCGATGAAGTCGGTCGTGGCCCAGATATGGCCCAAGGTGGCGGCGGGCGAGACCGTCACCCTGTTCCGCTCGCACAACCCCGACTACGCCGACGGCGGCCAGATGCGGGACTTCGTCTTCGTGGACGACGTGGTCGATATCGTCATCTGGTTGCTGGACAGCCCGCACGTCTTCGGTGTGTTCAACGCCGGTTCGGGACAGGCGCGGTCCTTCCTTGATCTTGCCAAAGCCACCTTCGCGGCGGCGGGCAAGACGCCGTCGATCGCCTATGTCGACACGCCCGAGGTCATCCGCGACAAGTATCAGTATTTCACCGAGGCCCGGATGGAGCGGCTTCGCGCGGCGGGCTATCCCGGTCAGTCCACACCGCTGGAAGAGGGTGTCCGGCGCTATGTGCAGGACTATCTGGCCACTCCGGATCCAAATCGGTGA
- a CDS encoding DUF3089 domain-containing protein, which yields MKRSRLTLRQTIGWAGFALVGLLVVAVGVWRGDILRAALDPQVPFQTYDPPPAPDYGRSDSWALLEARTPGAGPAAVFFVHSTTYDGGREWNGPIDDREADAYLKRVVIPNYAGPFERSGAVSAPRYRQASLYTRLTLRADARDARAFAYRDIAAAFDAFVAAHPTGPIVLAGVEQGGELIDWLVRERIAPDAALRSRLVAAYLMDTIVAVDALNPAVPGCASRGQVGCVVGFSQVGDDDNGAAGRRLRRALVWNEKGRLVELTGRAALCVNPVTGSPSGELVPARRHLGAANATGLEWGVRPAFLDRLVTTQCRGGLLRHSFPKSEAFKEVGDWADRRKARQYNLFYADIEADVQARLGAWQARNPNG from the coding sequence GTGAAGCGGTCCCGCCTGACCCTGCGGCAGACGATCGGCTGGGCCGGTTTCGCCCTGGTCGGGCTGCTGGTCGTGGCCGTGGGGGTGTGGCGGGGCGACATCCTGCGGGCCGCGCTGGACCCCCAGGTCCCGTTCCAGACCTATGACCCACCGCCGGCCCCGGACTATGGTCGCTCCGACAGCTGGGCCCTGTTGGAGGCGCGGACACCGGGGGCGGGACCGGCGGCCGTCTTCTTCGTCCACTCGACCACCTACGACGGCGGGCGGGAGTGGAACGGGCCGATCGATGACCGCGAGGCCGACGCCTATCTGAAGCGGGTGGTGATCCCCAACTATGCCGGGCCGTTCGAGCGGTCGGGCGCGGTCTCGGCGCCCCGCTATCGACAGGCCAGCCTCTATACCCGGCTGACGCTGCGGGCCGATGCCAGGGACGCCCGGGCTTTCGCCTATCGCGATATCGCGGCCGCCTTCGACGCCTTCGTGGCGGCCCATCCCACGGGGCCGATCGTGCTCGCGGGGGTGGAGCAGGGGGGCGAGCTAATCGACTGGCTGGTCCGCGAGCGGATCGCGCCGGATGCAGCCCTGCGCAGCCGTCTGGTCGCCGCCTATCTGATGGACACGATCGTTGCCGTGGACGCCCTGAACCCGGCGGTGCCTGGCTGCGCGTCGCGCGGGCAGGTGGGCTGTGTCGTCGGCTTCTCCCAGGTCGGGGACGACGACAACGGGGCGGCGGGGCGCCGGCTGCGCCGCGCTCTGGTCTGGAACGAGAAGGGCAGGCTGGTCGAGCTCACTGGCCGGGCCGCCCTGTGCGTCAACCCGGTGACCGGCAGTCCGTCGGGCGAACTGGTGCCTGCGCGGCGGCATCTGGGGGCGGCCAACGCGACGGGGCTGGAATGGGGCGTCCGCCCGGCCTTCCTGGACCGGCTGGTGACGACCCAGTGCCGGGGCGGCCTGCTGCGTCACAGCTTCCCGAAATCCGAGGCCTTCAAGGAGGTCGGTGACTGGGCTGATCGACGAAAGGCGCGTCAATACAACCTGTTCTACGCCGATATTGAGGCGGATGTGCAGGCCCGGCTGGGGGCCTGGCAGGCGAGGAATCCGAACGGCTAA
- the recG gene encoding ATP-dependent DNA helicase RecG, with translation MRPQILFPLFAEVTSLKGVGAKVAPLVQKLAGPLVRDMVFLGPTGLIRRRRTTAAEAVEGETGVFDVTVDRLIVPGKPGAPLKVRASDETGFVHLVWFGGSPQHIDRQLPRGERRLVSGKVERFNNEVQIVHPDWIVPLDKGEDIPAIEPVYPGTANLSSRVVRKLAIGALAAAPDLPEWQDAAWMAKQGWPGWRPALEALHAPQSELDLGPEAPARQRLAYDELFAHQLALARRRRARSITPGPRVVPGPVSAAVEAALPFRLTNAQAQAVAEIRRDMASGEQMGRLLQGDVGSGKTAVALLALADAASSGFQAVLMAPTEILARQHFQRLAPMLEAAGAPTIMLTGRDTPAERRDRLDALATGRAQVAIGTHALFQDAVRFDRLALAVIDEQHRFGVNERQRLQAKGDPRIGGVHLLTMSATPIPRTLELTQYGELDVSRLMEKPPGRTPVATAVLPLARIGEVAARLKAAIEGGAQAYWICPLVAESEASDLAAAEERAADLRRILGLEVGLAHGQMPGAQREAVMADFADGRLPLLVATTVVEVGVDVPNASIMVIEHADRFGLAQLHQLRGRVGRGAKSSACILLYGGGGTDGGLGDTARERLETLRRSEDGFEIAEEDFRLRGGGDPLGLKQSGFPAYRFADPIRHRGLMLAAADDARLVLGRDPDLTSPRGEAVQVLEALFDWRNDRTGLD, from the coding sequence ATGCGGCCCCAGATTCTCTTTCCCCTGTTCGCGGAGGTCACCAGCCTGAAGGGGGTGGGGGCCAAGGTCGCGCCCCTGGTCCAGAAGCTGGCCGGGCCGCTGGTCCGTGACATGGTCTTCCTGGGCCCGACCGGCCTGATCCGACGCCGCCGCACCACCGCCGCCGAGGCCGTCGAGGGCGAGACCGGGGTGTTCGACGTGACCGTCGACCGCCTGATCGTGCCGGGCAAGCCGGGCGCCCCGCTCAAGGTCCGGGCCTCGGACGAGACCGGTTTCGTGCATTTGGTCTGGTTCGGTGGCAGCCCCCAGCATATCGACCGCCAGCTGCCGCGCGGCGAGCGCCGTCTGGTCTCGGGCAAGGTCGAGCGCTTCAACAACGAGGTCCAGATCGTCCACCCCGACTGGATCGTGCCGCTGGACAAGGGCGAGGACATCCCGGCGATCGAGCCTGTCTATCCCGGCACCGCGAACCTGTCGTCGCGTGTGGTGCGCAAGCTGGCGATCGGTGCCCTCGCCGCCGCGCCCGACCTGCCTGAATGGCAGGACGCGGCCTGGATGGCGAAGCAAGGTTGGCCCGGCTGGCGACCGGCGCTGGAGGCCCTGCACGCCCCCCAGTCCGAGCTCGACCTCGGCCCCGAGGCCCCGGCGCGGCAACGACTGGCCTATGACGAACTGTTCGCGCACCAGCTGGCCCTGGCCCGGCGGCGACGGGCCCGCTCGATCACCCCCGGCCCTCGGGTCGTGCCCGGCCCGGTGTCGGCGGCGGTCGAGGCGGCCCTGCCCTTCCGTCTGACGAATGCCCAGGCCCAGGCCGTCGCCGAGATCCGCCGCGACATGGCCTCCGGCGAACAGATGGGGCGGCTGCTGCAAGGTGACGTGGGCTCGGGCAAGACGGCGGTGGCCCTGCTGGCCCTGGCGGATGCCGCCTCCAGCGGCTTTCAGGCGGTTCTGATGGCTCCGACCGAGATCCTGGCCCGCCAGCATTTCCAGCGTCTTGCCCCAATGCTGGAGGCCGCCGGTGCCCCGACCATAATGCTGACTGGCCGTGACACCCCGGCCGAACGCCGCGACCGGCTCGACGCCCTGGCCACCGGCAGGGCCCAGGTCGCCATCGGCACCCATGCCCTGTTCCAGGATGCCGTCCGCTTCGACCGCCTGGCCCTGGCCGTCATCGACGAACAACACCGGTTCGGCGTCAACGAGCGCCAGCGGCTTCAGGCCAAGGGCGATCCCCGCATCGGCGGCGTCCACCTGCTGACCATGTCGGCGACCCCCATCCCCCGGACGCTGGAGCTGACCCAGTACGGCGAACTGGACGTCAGCCGCCTGATGGAAAAGCCGCCGGGCCGTACCCCGGTCGCCACCGCCGTTCTGCCGCTCGCCCGGATCGGCGAGGTCGCCGCCCGACTGAAGGCCGCGATCGAGGGCGGGGCCCAGGCCTACTGGATCTGTCCCTTGGTGGCCGAAAGCGAGGCCTCCGATCTCGCCGCCGCCGAGGAACGCGCCGCCGACCTGCGCCGCATCCTGGGGCTCGAGGTCGGCCTCGCCCATGGCCAGATGCCGGGGGCCCAGCGCGAGGCCGTCATGGCCGACTTCGCTGACGGCCGCCTGCCCCTGCTGGTCGCCACCACCGTGGTCGAGGTGGGCGTCGACGTGCCCAATGCCTCGATCATGGTCATCGAACACGCCGACCGCTTCGGCCTGGCCCAGTTGCATCAGCTGCGCGGCCGGGTCGGACGTGGGGCCAAGTCCAGCGCCTGTATCCTGCTGTACGGCGGCGGCGGGACCGACGGCGGCTTGGGCGACACCGCCCGCGAGCGGCTGGAGACCCTGCGCCGCTCCGAGGACGGGTTCGAGATCGCCGAGGAGGACTTTCGCCTGCGCGGCGGCGGGGATCCCCTGGGCCTCAAACAGAGCGGCTTTCCCGCCTACCGCTTCGCCGACCCGATCCGGCATCGCGGCCTGATGCTGGCCGCCGCCGACGATGCCCGGCTGGTGCTGGGCCGCGACCCCGACCTGACGTCGCCGCGTGGGGAAGCGGTTCAGGTGCTGGAAGCCCTGTTCGACTGGCGTAACGACCGGACGGGGCTGGATTAG
- a CDS encoding succinate dehydrogenase assembly factor 2, whose amino-acid sequence MLVADTDARSDDTAATQRLGRITFRAWRRGFRECDMVLGPFADAVGPSLSVEELDAFEALLGQDDDHQLYAWITGTEIPPPEHETILMGKIRDFMRDHVAHAVNEGIG is encoded by the coding sequence ATGCTTGTGGCCGACACCGACGCACGTTCAGACGACACAGCCGCGACCCAGCGACTGGGCCGGATCACCTTTCGCGCATGGCGGCGGGGGTTCCGGGAGTGCGACATGGTGCTGGGGCCGTTCGCCGATGCGGTGGGGCCAAGCCTGAGCGTGGAGGAACTCGATGCGTTCGAGGCCCTGCTGGGTCAGGACGACGATCATCAGCTCTATGCCTGGATCACGGGGACGGAAATCCCGCCGCCCGAGCATGAGACGATCCTGATGGGCAAGATCCGCGACTTCATGCGCGACCACGTCGCCCATGCGGTCAATGAGGGGATCGGCTGA